The genomic segment ACTTCCTCACTACTTCACTGGACTTTTTCTATTCTAATCTTTACTGTACCAACATGAAAAAACTCTTGAAAATAGGTTTGAAACAAGAAAGACTGTAGACACAGTGATTGTAttaaatacataaaagtgctggagtaactcagcagatcCCGTAGTGTTtgaggaggcaaagatgtataaccatcgtttcaggcctgagcccttcataaatATACGAACAAATGCGAGACATTGATTATATATTTTGTATGCTATggacgctgtgggacctgctgaacttctccactTCTTGTGTATTTATTGAGGTTTAATAATTGCTAAACTTCTTAAATCTTGTAGAAAGCATCGCTTTTAATTGTTCCTCATCACACTGCCATCCATGAACAAAGTAACTTTGTAAACAAAAACACTTGCTTCAAGTATCTTCTAGAACCTGGACAGAAATTCTACCAAGTACTCTTAGCCTAAAATTAGCTTATTccacaattttcaaaaaaataactgAAGTAAAAATTTCCCTTTAAACAATTTGGTCTCAAAGTCACTTCATTAATTTTATATTACAATCAAAAAATATCTGGTTGCCAAATTTGAAGGCATGGGTGAACTAGGACCAGAATAGGAAGATGAAGTGGGATCTAAATAAAAAGATGACCTTGTGTTACTTTGAAAATGTTCTTAAATTTATTAGATTAAAACCACATTGGGTCATTGTGACACAGGGGTGATTCAgttggtgaaaaaaaaatcaaattacttGTAACTATTTCCAAGAACAAATGACCACAGAAAACAAATACATGCCTAATatgtattatatattatataaatatttCTCATAGGTATTGAACTTGGATTGCAGGACTGGGTTATAATTTTGAAGGCCTAAAACTGCATGTATTGTTTGATTAattagggtggacaaccagtgccttttttcccagggcaggaagacatatgtacaaagtgaaaggagggaagtttaggggacacatcagaggtaagtttacTTGGTTATTTCTTCCCCACGCAGAGAGacttgtgggggcctggaatgccttgccagggatggtggtggagggcatttgagacttttagacaggtacatggatggaagaaaaatagagggttacagggtagtaaggggttagttttttttttaaggaatatatgggtcagaacCACATCGAGGGCCTGTGCTCTAGCATTCTATGCTCATTGTTCAAATtcgcacattagggttagggcaaAACAAGAATATTTACTAGCCAAAAATATGCCTCCATACATGTATTTattcaccttttttaaaaaaatacattaaaaacagTAAACTATTTCTTGCACTTTATGCAGGTTATAGATTATGCAAGAAAGTTCCCATTTGACAGCTCAATGTTCACAGCCATGGATAGAAAATGCATAATATGGTATAAAAGTATTCAATGCCCAACAACTTCATGAGGTTCAGGAAAAATTAATGCAATGTATCCAAACAGTGAGTCTTTTACGGGGACACAAACAGCTTGGATGCCAAATATTTGACACACTTAACACTATTATAAAGAATGCTTAAAAATGATTTCTTCATAGATTCAAATATCCATCAAGAAAAGAGAGCGGCATCATAATTGAAGTTCTTCCAATACCTTGAACTTGCTTTCAGCTCATTTTAGGgatacaattattttttttctccctctatCTGATGACTGTCAAGATCAACATTTAAAACAGTACAGTGGTCACAAATGCCTTCAAAGCATTGGAGGGTCAGTCAACtgaattgaaaattttatttccaGGTTATGCAGAAGCCAATTGGTGGGGCTAATGCAAAAGGCATCTAACCTTGCACCATGCCGAGCACAGAACTGAAAACATTAGAAACAAGAGTAGTTTCCATTCTCCAGTACAATCAGTAATCAGCCTTTAGCAATACAAAAGACCTATTTTGTTCAGAATTTAAAAGTCCCTTGAAAGAGCTGAAATGACATAATATTGGAATCCCAAAACCTACAAAATATTCTTCGCTCAGCAGGGTGTCTACAGCTTTTGGAAATTAAATTATTGGTCCACAAGTGCCTCTCTAAAACAGTAAGAACTAAGGCATCAGGTAAGAATTGCAGTGCATGTCCATTATTTTGGCCAGCTCAATAAACTTATCGCTTTATTTCAAGAAATCGATTCCAGTAATACTGGAAAGCAGGTGACTTGTAGGCACCAATGACTATCAAGAGGAGCAAATACATCATCATCGTAACTAAGAAACTATGCTGGGAGATCCAGGAAGGCTGTCTTGTGGGCCTGGAgatcaaaggaaaataaattattcaactGTACTTGCAGAATAGGAAATATTACACATTTCAAATAAAGCAACCTGTGATCcgttaaaaattaaatttcatttcttttttacCTCAATTTAATAATGAATGCAGTAAGAGGAACTAAAATGTAAAATGCTGCAGAATTAAATGAAAAGTTCAAATAGCTAAGCTTCTGGAGATGGAGAAAGGGCAATAGCACCAGTGAGTACAAGAAAAGGTTATAGAATTGGTGAGGGTTTCAGGATCATTTGGATCTTTTCTAGAAAAGGTACAATCTGTAAAAAAGGAACAGGTtccacctgaactggaaggggaccaatatcctggcagagaGGTTTGCTACATACAGCTGATggagagagtttaaactagtttggcagagacAGGAACCAGATGATAGGGTAAAAAATACAGCAGATGGTAAAAAAGGTTGGTGCAATGTGTCATGAGGTTGTGAGGAACAGCAGGCACTGGAGGAAGTATAAATGTACTCCGTTAGAAGAAATGAAATATGTTCATTTCAATGcaagtattaggaataagggagatgaacttagagcatggatctgtACCTGGAATTATGACGTTGCAGCCGTTACATGGGTTGGTGCAAGGATAGAAGTGGCTGATACATGTTTAGATGCTTCAAAGGGGATAAGAAGGGAGGTTTAATTAAAAAGGGGAGAagggagtagcattactaatTAGGGACAGTATCACAGCTGTGGAAAGTAAGGACAGTTGTGGAAGGAGTGTCAACTGAGCCAGTGtagatggaagtcagaaacaggaagggagtgatCACTGAATTGGGAGTAATCTTATAGgctcccaaatagccctcagatACCAAGAAGCAGATAAGTGGGTAGATTTTGAAATTATGCAAAAATAGCAGGGttattgttatgggagacttcaatttcCCCATAATTGATTGGCATGTACTAATTGCAAGAGGGATGAATGGGACAGAATTTGTCAGGCTtgtccaagaaagattcctgcacagtatgtggacaagtcaactagaggagaggccattctggatctagtactgggcaaCAATCCTGGTCAGGTGACTGACCTCTCAGTCGGGGAGCAATTTGGTGAATGACCACAGCTCCCTGACAATTAACATAGCTATGGAGAAGATTAAGAGTAGACAAAATGATAAACATAATTAAGGAATGGCTAATTACGATTAGATtatgcaggaactggggagagtaaattgggaatagATGTTCTCGTGTGAAAGGTCAGAAGTAATATGGAGGATCTTCAGGGACCACTTGCACAGGGTTCTGGGAAAAGAGGATTAGATAAGGGAACCATGGATGACAAAAAAGAGGCAagacagctagttaagaggaagaaggaagcacacacaacatgtaggAAGCAAAAGTCAGGGAAGGcttatgagaattatatggtagccaggaaggaatttaGAGAAAATAACTTAGAAGAACAAGAAAAGGGCACAAGGCGGCCTTGGAAAGTAGGATTAAggattctatgcatatgtgaagaacagaaggatgattagAGTGAATGAAGGGCTGCTTAATGATAAGGGAAGGAACATGTGGATTTGGCTAGCCTGGAGAAAGCAGACGGTAGTAGTCAATGGAGCATATTCTTCCTGgaagtcagttactagtggagttctgtggggatctgctctgggacccctgctctttgtgagctttataaatgacctggataaagaagTGGATGAATGCATTAGCaagattgcagatgacatgaaggttggaggtgtggatAATGTAGACAGTTTTTGAGggtgacaagaaggaagagacAGGAAAGCAATTTGGGTAggaggagttcaatccagatatgtaaggtgatgcattttgagtgTGAGGGATAGAGAAGTAGGTTTACAAAAGTGGGcacacatcatgggccaaagggcctgtattgtgttgtaatgttctgtgttaagAATAAGGTTTGGTGTCCATCAGATGAAACAGCTGCTTCTCAAATCTTTAGATATCTGAAGAATAACCTTTCAAAGTAGCTTTGAAACTTACTGAAATTTGATTGAAGATGGACTGGAAGGAGAGTTGAAGCAGGTTTGATCAGGAAACCTACAAAAAGGGGTTTCTTCATATGCATTATAGCTTTGAAGTGGGAACTTCAAAGTGTAGGAAAAACACTTATCTACTCTTAAACAAAACTTCCAGCCTATCACTCCCCAACTTTCTCAGACCCTGGGAAACTAAACTGGTATCATGAAAATATTAAATTACCACGCCACCTCCTTGGACAAATGTGGTTCTCTGTCCCTTTCCTTGCCTCCCTTCAACTCAGAAGTGGGAAAAGTGGGGATGGAGAGTAAAAAGAGTGAAACTGAAAATGAACAGAAATGAGGATCAGTTTTAATATCTTACCTGGCCCCAAACCATTTTTGAAAATCAGATGATGACCATTCTTTTCACAATAGACAATATACAAAATGCAGTAAAACctctattatctggaattcaagcaaccagcaaaaaaaatgcagaaaataaataggtaaaaaaacacagaagtttaaaattggctcgtTTCAcctttagtttgccaatccacgcacatgcaatcttaagcaaccagaaaattcacttcacttatccagcatttatCAATCCCCACAGCTACCGGATACCATAGATTTTATTATACAATGTACACAATAATGTCTTATAAACTCCCAATAACTGTTTTTTGTGGCAGTCCACATTTTCTCCCCCACTGCCCCTAAATGTTCATTGCACCATCACTGAACTCGCCAACACTGAACCAGAATAACTGGTATTCCCAATATTAATAAAAAGGGAAATGCTACAACTTCCTGACACACTCTCCAATGTCCAGTTATGTTTTTCCTTATGATACAGACACAGTTACTTACTTTGAATTCATTTGACGATGCATTCTACAGTGGTATAATTTCATTTATACACAAAATCATCAGTAGATAAATGATACGTTCACTGAATTTCAATTTATGATCTCAATCTGAGCACAAAACTTTTCAGTCTGGAATAAAGCAGAAAAGGAGCCTACACCCAAACCCACATTTGCCATAATtttccaaaagttaaaaaaaaatcaatttaactcTGCACATTTAAGGTTACCAAAAtatcattaaaataatttttaaaagattagAAGTAccgtatttgacagcatataaaACCCACATTTTCCCCCAAAAAACTGTTCAAAAAGATCCCCAGGACTTggatgcaaagttgaaattagggtgataatggtgagtggAGCTGACAGTGATCATCGATGCTGTGTGGCTCACTAGCATCCCTGGCATCCATCGTTGgaggctggtggcaggctgtcgggGGAGAATGGGGCAATGGATCAGTGTGGGAGCAGGTGGCGGGCTGTCGGGGGAGAATGGGGCAATGGATCAGTGTGGGAGCAGGTGGCGGGCTGTCGGGGGAGAATGAGGCAATGGATCAGTGTGGGAGCAGGTGGCGGGCTGTCGGGGGAGAATGGGGCAATGGATCAGTGTGGGAGCAGGTGGCGGGCTGTCGGGGGAGAATGGGGCAATGGATCAGTGTGGGAGCAGGTGGCGGGCTGTCGGGGGTGAATGGGGCAATGGATCAGTGTGGGAGCAGGTGGCGGGCTGTCGAGGGAGAATGGGGCAATGGATCAGTGTGGGAGCAGGTGGCGGGCTGTCGGTAGACCCTCCCGGCGGCCCACTTTCAGTCCCTGctctggtcccactgccctggGAACAAACAGCAGCAGTTtgcttttataaaatgttttctgctatagctaaGCTGCTTTTATTTTCACTTGTAAATTAATGTAGTATTATTattaaagatttttcctgttgtcaaaGTTGCATGtattgtccaagttttaaatgcttacccgCACATACTCTACAAattttcttaatattccctgcattgggggggggggggggggagggggagagagtctTGTATGTCCGTGGGTCTttatgctgtcaaatatggtacTCTACAATTAAAAAGGGAGTTGATTTACCTTCTCCGGTGGAGTTTCTCGGCATAAATTAGCAAATATTTAACTCTTAGAAGCTGGTTGTTTGTGACCACAAAGTACTTTTGAGGAACATCTCCACCTTCACTGTGTTTCACCCTTGCTCTTCGTCGATCAATGCCACCAGTATCTAGAATCAAGCTAGCAACATTCTATTACAAGCATTTGAGAATAGACAAAACATTATCTATTTAACACATTAGAGAAAGATAATTGCCATTTAATGATCAAATGTCCAGAAGTTTCTACTAATTTGGTGCCACAAGTCAATCAGGTGACTATTATCTCTGCAGGACAGCCATTGTAATGGTTCAGAACAGCACACAAGATTATGATTACCATTTATACTTTCAAGGAAACTTTCAGGAACAAAAATTGATTTGCCTCAAATGTGCAATTTAGTCAGGCAGTCCACTCAGCCCCTCAAGCTTTTTCTACTACACACTTATAGATTCATCTACCCTCTTTTGTTCTTCCATAATATCTTTATTATAATATCCTTCAAAAGTTCTCTGTGGGAACAGCATTTCAGTTTTACATAATCTACTCAGTATCCCCCTTTCTGATACAACTCCAGCATTACCCATATCCAATTTTAATCTTATAATCCCTTAAAAATTCCACCCAAGATTTTTTAACCTCATTCATCAATCATcttgaacactgagatcagtatTTTTCAACCTCTGGTCTATGAACCCATGTTAGATGTGGCGATGCAGTGAAAACAAATATCACTGAGATActaaacaaatctgtaaatttaaaaaagtgaAAACGAAAACTTGCTAGAAAAAAATTCCCAGCTAATGCTCTGAAAATGGGCTCGAGCTCACCAGCATGGACCCCCTCACCCCACTGGTGGTCCATAGGCTTGTTATTAGATATGTGTGCAAAGTAGAGGAATTATCAAGGTAGTCTGTGGGTGAAAAAAGGTCGAACCATTTTCCTGCATCATTTGATTCTTTTACATAAGATGAATAACAATCATTCTCAAACATTAAATTAAGATTAGAATTAAATTATACCTTTTCCTTTAACTTGACATTTAACATCTGGATGATCAATAATCTCACAAACTGCAACACAGCTAAGTACAGAACCAAGAATGCTCCGATTCCATCCGTTACCATTGGGACTGTACAGAAGAGCCAAACTCAGGTCACTGGTAAGATAAGTTCCTTCCCCAAAGAGCGAAGTCTATGGTGAGAAAAGCAATTTTTGCATGTACTTCAATCTTAGGAGCAGGGGAATTTGACAAGGGATGAATTAGAAAAATTCACAGCATAGAAAGGTACATCTGAAATGTAATGAGAACCTCAGCCTCTAGTGCACTTTCAGGCAATAACTTCCAATTCCCTAGTACTGCTTGCACATTTTTTCCCTTCCAAATTCTGCACCACTATTAATTAACAAATCTATACCCCCTAATTTAGTGTCCTTGTTTCAGTAAggcatgcatgtcctttcttgtgCTCAGTCCAAACTTCTAGTAGATTTAATTGCAATGCATAAAATCAAGTTTCTTAATAACCTAACATTTGTTTTATTTGCCTTATCTGCTCTCCCCAAATGCATTACTTAACACTTCTCCAGTTTGAGTCCCATTAAATAAACGTCTTAAATAGATGTTTTCCTGCATCcacaattttattttttgcactgcttATTTGGTGTAATTTAAAATGATGGCACGGTTCACAGagtagttagtgcaacactgttacagcaccagtaaccaaGGTTCTAATCCAGCCTGGAAGGAGTTTgggcgttctccccgtgtctgggtgctctggtttccccccaccattcaaatcacaCCAGGGCTGTCGATCAACTGGGTGTCATTTGGCAGGatggggtcatgggccaaaagagcctgttaccatgatgcatGTCTTAATTGTCTGAGTCATTGCTATATACAACAAAAAGTATGGActtaccttgcactcaatgtcaccaaaactaaggagctgtttgttgatttcaggaaagaaaagccagaggtgtataatACAAttatcactgggggaatcagaggtggagagggtgaacaaatttaggtacttggggggtggggagggggggggggggtcactatttctgaggatctttcctgtacccaacacaccaatggcattgtaaaGAGAGCATGTcagggcctctacttcctcagatgtttgtggaggtttggtacgaaaccagaaaccttggcaaatttctacagtggtggaaagtgtactgactggctgcatcatggtctgatatggggacatgaatacccctgagcataaatccctccaaaaggaagtggacacagcccaggacatcacatggaaaactctccccactactgagtacatctgcagggaacgctgccgcagagagcaacagcaattatcaaacacccaccccacccagcacacgctctgttctcgctgctgccgtcaggaaagaggtatcggtgccacaagactcacaccactaggttcaggaacagctgctacccttctaccatcagaatcctcaatgacaaactcaattagagactcatttaaggactcttacttgtgcactttattgatttttctttgcttggtttttgcacagtttgttaacATTCATTACCTGTTAACTGTTCTTTTGTTTGTTTAAGTTCACTTAAGTTtactttttgcattaccaattatggtaattctgcctcacccataccttgccataccttgatgaagggcttaagcctgaaaagttgggtatgtacctttatctttgctgtataaagtccactgattgacctgctgagtttctccagctttgtgtttttacttaaaaccCAGATATCTCGCATCTATTAGAAACAGTAGATCCCGGATAAattaattttccagttgcttgatattgactgttgtgtgattggcgagCTAATGGCAAagtgcatcaattttaaactttcgtatttttaAACCTAATTATTTTCTacgatttttttgctggttgcttgaggctgccagttgctttcaTTCTGAATAACAGGGTTTGCGGTATTGCAAAAAGatttcccctctcattctgctAAACTCAAATACAGATCTAATTTCTTTAAACACTCATGACAAGAAAGCCCTCTGATCGCAAGAGTGAGCCAAACAAATCATTATGGATCTGCCTCAACACGTGTATTTCTTAAACAATCTCAATTTCCTTTCATTATAAAACAAGATTAACCATTTAACTACCATTATCATTTAAATATTTCTCTAAATAAATAGTAAAATTTTAACTTCTGACCTTATTTAGGTGACACTGCAAGCCACAGTGAATTATTGAATAAAAATTCTCAAGCCGGCTCCCATGAAATGCATAAATGAGACCTCTGTCTCCTTTGGTTTCATCAAATTTAGCATTCATCTGATCACAATAAACTACTTCAAATAGGAAATCAGGGGTAGCAGTAGAGGGTGTTGTTATCCCAACCAGTTCCTGGATTTCTTCATACTGAAATGCAAAAAGAGAAGTCATCTAAAAATTACCATTTCAAATAAACACCAAACACTTTTTGTTATGCAGGCTGAAGTTGGGGCAAGTGGGCAAGATGcaatattttattccttctttcAAACACACAAATCTTGAGGAGAAGATTGCAATTTTGTTGGCGGAGATACGTCAGCTTGTGGCTCAGTGAGCAACATCATCCAGATTCAAGTCTTGCAAACAATAGGTTAGAATTCCAGTGAGAAATTAAGAGTGTGCAAGACCATGTGGAAAATACATTAAATCAGGGCCACTCTTCCAAAGACATCAAGCATctgttccattattttaaaaGACTATCATGGGCATATGCATAATATTTATCATTTAGTCAATACAGCTTTGCTGCATGGGAgtttgtggaaggaaactggtctGTAAAATGGCTCCTACACTAACATCCCTTCATTGTCTGAATAATGTTTTTGTATGTTGTGAATGGATATGATCGGTGGCATATATTATCTTTACATACACTTTTTTTAAGGTTAATCCAGATACAAACATGTAAAGTGTAAAACTAAATGTACAGgaaattaacataacataacaatttacagcacggaaacaggccattaggccgaaccaaacacccctttctagtcccacctccctgcacaatgcccataaccctccatcttcttctcatccatatacctgtccaaccttttcttaaataatacaattgactccgccgccactatttctcccggaacaacaatgggcccaatacagatccttgaggcacaccactggtcaccggcctccaacctgacagacaattatccact from the Narcine bancroftii isolate sNarBan1 chromosome 14, sNarBan1.hap1, whole genome shotgun sequence genome contains:
- the parp16 gene encoding protein mono-ADP-ribosyltransferase PARP16 isoform X3, which gives rise to MLSTLADAQNLPNLKQLLQSGLIPQKRTLELLSWFCLSKNLTIKSLGKGWYEEIQELVGITTPSTATPDFLFEVVYCDQMNAKFDETKGDRGLIYAFHGSRLENFYSIIHCGLQCHLNKTSLFGEGTYLTSDLSLALLYSPNGNGWNRSILGSVLSCVAVCEIIDHPDVKCQVKGKDTGGIDRRRARVKHSEGGDVPQKYFVVTNNQLLRVKYLLIYAEKLHRRRPTRQPSWISQHSFLVTMMMYLLLLIVIGAYKSPAFQYYWNRFLEIKR
- the parp16 gene encoding protein mono-ADP-ribosyltransferase PARP16 isoform X1: MPGEGGGRGPAEALARSLREDVWAADLRCSFFMSALQSYRRDSVLRPFPAAYFSGDSKDFDTLLADAQNLPNLKQLLQSGLIPQKRTLELLSWFCLSKNLTIKSLGKGWYEEIQELVGITTPSTATPDFLFEVVYCDQMNAKFDETKGDRGLIYAFHGSRLENFYSIIHCGLQCHLNKTSLFGEGTYLTSDLSLALLYSPNGNGWNRSILGSVLSCVAVCEIIDHPDVKCQVKGKDTGGIDRRRARVKHSEGGDVPQKYFVVTNNQLLRVKYLLIYAEKLHRRRPTRQPSWISQHSFLVTMMMYLLLLIVIGAYKSPAFQYYWNRFLEIKR
- the parp16 gene encoding protein mono-ADP-ribosyltransferase PARP16 isoform X2; the encoded protein is MPGEGGGRGPAEALARSLREDVWAADLRCSFFMSALQSYRRDSVLRPFPAAYFSGDSKDFDTLLADAQNLPNLKQLLQSGLIPQKRTLELLSWFCLSKNLTIKSLGKGWYEEIQELVGITTPSTATPDFLFEVVYCDQMNAKFDETKGDRGLIYAFHGSRLENFYSIIHCGLQCHLNKTSLFGEGTYLTSDLSLALLYSPNGNGWNRSILGSVLSCVAVCEIIDHPDVKCQVKGKDTGGIDRRRARVKHSEGGDVPQKYFVVTNNQLLRVKYLLIYAEKLHRRSFTLFTLHPHFSHF